A window of Longispora fulva contains these coding sequences:
- a CDS encoding molybdopterin molybdotransferase MoeA: MTRTTELVPLADYLYGVMARLRPLPPLEVDLTQAYGNVLAEEVTAPGPLPAFDHAAIDGYAVRAEDLLGATATRPVRLNVVGDLSASSWRPVRLTAHACFSVAAGAPLPAAADAVVPLDWTDQGMAVVEVYDAAKRGHGLRRAGEEISAGSVIARAGTQITPPLVALLAACGIGHVVVRPCPRVVVLATGDELVEAGRSSQAGQIVDANSHALTSAAAEAGAHAYRVGICDDDPEALRALVDDQTLRADLIITTGGTGTGPGDMVRRILGRDGVEFTDLSVYPAGSLGFGTIGPEEVPIVCLPGDPGTALMSFEMLARPVIRLLAGAEPVFRPSIKAHLLETVASPVGVREFRPAHVAERRGGGYTVQPLAGGPYTLSGLAEANGVLVLGERVTTAAAGSTVDVLLVDRRR; this comes from the coding sequence ATGACCCGTACCACCGAGCTGGTGCCACTCGCCGACTACCTGTACGGCGTGATGGCCCGGCTCCGCCCGCTGCCGCCGCTGGAGGTCGACCTGACCCAGGCGTACGGCAACGTGCTCGCCGAGGAAGTCACGGCCCCCGGACCGCTGCCAGCGTTCGACCACGCGGCGATCGACGGCTACGCGGTCCGGGCCGAGGACCTGCTCGGTGCCACCGCGACCAGACCGGTCCGGCTCAACGTCGTCGGCGACCTGTCGGCGTCGAGCTGGCGGCCGGTCCGGTTGACTGCGCATGCCTGCTTTTCGGTCGCGGCCGGTGCTCCGTTACCGGCCGCGGCCGACGCGGTGGTCCCCCTGGACTGGACGGACCAGGGCATGGCCGTCGTCGAGGTCTACGACGCGGCCAAACGCGGCCACGGCCTGCGCCGGGCCGGCGAGGAGATCTCGGCCGGCTCGGTGATCGCGCGGGCCGGGACCCAGATCACCCCGCCGCTGGTGGCCCTGCTGGCCGCCTGCGGCATCGGGCACGTCGTCGTGCGGCCCTGCCCGCGCGTCGTCGTGCTCGCCACCGGCGACGAGCTGGTCGAGGCCGGCCGGTCCAGTCAGGCCGGTCAGATCGTGGACGCCAACTCCCACGCCCTCACGTCGGCGGCCGCCGAGGCGGGCGCGCACGCGTACCGGGTCGGGATCTGCGACGACGACCCCGAGGCGCTGCGGGCGCTGGTGGACGACCAGACCCTGCGCGCCGACCTGATCATCACCACCGGGGGCACCGGCACCGGCCCCGGCGACATGGTCCGCCGGATCCTCGGCCGAGACGGTGTCGAGTTCACCGACCTTTCCGTGTACCCGGCCGGCTCGCTCGGCTTCGGCACCATCGGCCCCGAAGAGGTGCCCATCGTGTGCCTGCCCGGCGACCCCGGTACCGCCCTGATGAGTTTCGAGATGCTCGCCCGGCCCGTCATCCGGCTGCTGGCGGGCGCGGAGCCGGTGTTCCGGCCCAGCATCAAGGCCCACCTGCTGGAGACCGTGGCGTCCCCCGTGGGGGTGCGGGAGTTCCGGCCGGCGCACGTGGCCGAGCGGCGCGGCGGGGGCTACACGGTCCAGCCGCTGGCCGGCGGCCCGTACACCCTGTCGGGTCTCGCCGAGGCCAACGGCGTGCTGGTCCTCGGCGAGCGGGTCACCACGGCCGCCGCCGGCTCGACCGTCGACGTGCTGCTCGTCGACCGGCGGCGGTGA
- a CDS encoding GNAT family N-acetyltransferase, translating to MPPGWPAVLREGDVTMRPYKRGDARAWSEARIRNEEWLTPWEPTPLGPWREVHSPGAFRGLHRALKRAADAGSAMPFAICYQDRYVGQLTIGNIVRGAFCSAYAGYWVDSRVAGKGITPTALALAVDHAMGPGGLHRIEVNIRPDNLPSRRVVEKLGFREEAFYPRYLHSGGAWQDHIGYALTIEDISLEGGLMARWRRARSS from the coding sequence ATGCCACCTGGCTGGCCAGCGGTCCTCCGGGAGGGCGACGTCACGATGCGCCCCTACAAGCGCGGCGACGCCAGGGCCTGGAGCGAGGCCCGGATCCGCAACGAGGAGTGGCTGACCCCCTGGGAGCCCACCCCGCTCGGCCCGTGGCGCGAGGTGCACTCCCCGGGCGCGTTCCGTGGCCTGCACCGGGCGCTGAAGCGGGCCGCCGACGCGGGCAGCGCCATGCCGTTCGCGATCTGCTACCAGGACCGCTACGTCGGCCAGTTGACCATCGGCAACATCGTCCGGGGCGCGTTCTGCTCCGCGTACGCCGGCTACTGGGTCGACTCCCGGGTCGCCGGTAAAGGCATCACCCCCACGGCCCTGGCGCTGGCCGTGGACCACGCGATGGGCCCCGGTGGCCTGCACCGGATCGAGGTCAACATCCGCCCCGACAACCTGCCCTCCCGCAGGGTCGTGGAGAAACTGGGCTTCCGTGAGGAGGCTTTCTATCCCCGGTACCTGCACAGTGGCGGCGCCTGGCAGGACCACATCGGATACGCGCTGACAATAGAGGACATCTCCCTCGAGGGTGGCCTGATGGCGCGCTGGCGCCGGGCGCGCTCGTCCTGA
- the sepX gene encoding divisome protein SepX/GlpR, with translation MPTSVLLAVLAAAGLLALAPALVRRYDATERLVAERALSTARVISRQRRRRTVPTRRGYPDPTSLVPAPRAPSALSPAALAAARAERARLWRFRRRRRVLSALLLLNAVELVGVAVFDPGLWIGFAVSSVLLVAYTIRLRNQVVAERRRRRIAVLRAREAARREAERVAFERAELLAAAEQAAAAARRGAAAYRSYRRRVVSQEPRRLSPVRGEAYEARAVNF, from the coding sequence GTGCCGACGTCGGTGCTCCTCGCTGTCCTCGCCGCGGCCGGGCTGCTCGCGCTCGCACCGGCTCTGGTCCGCCGGTACGACGCCACCGAGCGACTCGTCGCCGAGAGGGCACTGTCGACGGCGCGGGTGATCAGTCGCCAGCGCCGCCGTCGCACTGTCCCGACCCGGCGCGGCTACCCCGATCCGACCAGCCTCGTCCCCGCCCCCCGGGCTCCCTCGGCCCTGTCCCCGGCCGCCCTGGCGGCGGCCCGGGCCGAGCGGGCCCGACTGTGGCGGTTCCGCCGCCGTCGCCGGGTGCTGTCCGCCCTCCTCCTGCTCAACGCCGTGGAACTCGTCGGAGTCGCGGTCTTCGACCCGGGGCTGTGGATCGGGTTCGCGGTATCGTCGGTGCTCCTCGTGGCGTACACGATCAGGCTGCGCAACCAGGTCGTCGCCGAACGCCGCCGTCGCCGGATCGCCGTGCTGCGGGCCAGGGAGGCCGCCCGTCGCGAGGCGGAGCGGGTCGCGTTCGAGCGGGCCGAGTTGCTGGCGGCTGCCGAGCAGGCCGCGGCGGCTGCCCGGCGGGGGGCCGCGGCGTACCGGTCGTACCGGCGGCGGGTCGTGTCGCAGGAGCCCCGGCGGCTGTCGCCGGTGCGGGGGGAGGCTTATGAGGCCCGTGCGGTGAACTTCTGA
- a CDS encoding putative quinol monooxygenase, whose product MYARVVQGTAKPGKMDEFVRLFRDEFAPAIQKTAGFAQSFLTRDGDSFIAMTVFASKEDIEADEAKFKSRIGQAVDLLTGPPQSSIREVVVHLG is encoded by the coding sequence ATGTACGCACGCGTAGTCCAGGGCACGGCGAAACCTGGAAAGATGGACGAGTTCGTGCGCCTGTTCCGGGACGAGTTCGCTCCCGCGATCCAGAAGACCGCGGGGTTCGCGCAGTCCTTCCTCACCCGGGACGGTGACAGCTTCATCGCGATGACGGTCTTCGCCTCCAAGGAGGACATCGAGGCGGATGAAGCCAAGTTCAAGTCACGGATCGGCCAGGCGGTCGATCTGTTGACTGGTCCGCCGCAGTCGTCGATCCGCGAGGTCGTCGTCCACCTCGGGTGA
- a CDS encoding DUF3152 domain-containing protein, protein MVGTTGRRNPRRALLVTLAAGAVAMALFGGGPAGHKPAPHPPAAFAPPVAVTQPDTAPPPAVYPPRGAGTFRIATGDGARLGQAGTLLRFQVAVENGIGNVEPSAVAAAIEATLGDRRGWTADGSWSFQRVGPGQLPDFTVYLATPDTRDDLCEMGPDGYTSCRNGDKVVLNVARWAEGVPDYGAPLWQYREYMVNHEVGHRLGFDHEQCPGAGRPAPVMQQQTLGLQGCVANAWPHQPTG, encoded by the coding sequence GTGGTGGGGACGACCGGGCGGAGGAACCCCCGCAGGGCGCTCCTCGTGACCCTCGCGGCGGGTGCCGTCGCGATGGCCCTGTTCGGGGGCGGACCCGCCGGGCACAAGCCTGCCCCGCACCCGCCAGCGGCGTTCGCCCCGCCGGTCGCCGTCACCCAGCCGGACACGGCCCCGCCGCCGGCGGTGTACCCGCCCCGGGGCGCGGGGACGTTCCGGATCGCGACCGGGGACGGGGCCCGGCTCGGGCAGGCGGGCACTCTGCTCCGGTTCCAGGTCGCCGTCGAGAACGGGATCGGCAACGTCGAGCCGTCGGCCGTCGCGGCGGCGATCGAGGCCACGCTCGGGGACCGGCGGGGCTGGACGGCGGACGGGTCGTGGAGCTTCCAGCGGGTCGGGCCCGGTCAGCTTCCGGACTTCACGGTGTACCTCGCCACGCCCGACACCCGCGACGACCTCTGCGAGATGGGGCCGGACGGCTACACCTCCTGCCGCAACGGCGACAAGGTGGTGCTCAATGTGGCCCGCTGGGCCGAGGGCGTGCCCGACTATGGTGCGCCGCTGTGGCAGTACCGGGAATACATGGTCAATCATGAGGTCGGCCATCGGCTGGGCTTCGACCATGAGCAGTGCCCGGGGGCGGGGCGGCCGGCGCCGGTCATGCAGCAGCAGACACTGGGCCTTCAGGGCTGCGTCGCCAACGCCTGGCCCCACCAGCCCACGGGCTGA
- the eccB gene encoding type VII secretion protein EccB, producing the protein MRTRRDQVQAYRFVTRRLVSAMLSGEPETTNLPLRRLLLAAIGSVMIAVLVFAGVGAYGLLHPGGNESWKKDMTLVIERESGARYVYSQGKLFPVLNYASARLIVGDPNPVQELASRDSLAGTPRGRPVGIEGAPDSLPDPGALLGLPWSVCSAPKVADTADLATHLVIGSAPTGGSPLGAEGLLVSSGSSTYLLWGDHRLKVPDRTALAALGMTATPLPVGQALVDGITAGPDLAAPAIPGFGGEGRRVGAQATRIGAVYQSGSQYYVMLSDGLAPVHEVTANLLNAASSTFTQVSPADASAVPSATRVEPEGLPLTAPRLRTMDGATLPAVCAGYRGDPDKPITIDVYAKAPDQFAKPQEPAVTTGRDAVRTADRVVLPGGRGALVQARSAPGVPASGTVFLVTDQGIKYGLAGNAQAALGYAGATVIGVPAALLALVPTGPGLDPAAAVAAVGSGPGPESTPPVAPGRTASPTPKKT; encoded by the coding sequence ATGCGGACCCGACGCGACCAGGTGCAGGCGTACCGGTTCGTGACCCGCCGGCTCGTCTCGGCCATGCTGTCGGGCGAACCGGAGACCACCAACCTCCCCCTCCGCAGACTCCTCCTCGCGGCGATCGGCAGCGTCATGATCGCCGTGCTGGTGTTCGCCGGGGTCGGGGCCTACGGCCTGCTGCACCCGGGCGGCAACGAGTCCTGGAAGAAGGACATGACGCTCGTCATCGAGCGCGAGAGCGGCGCCCGGTACGTCTACTCGCAGGGCAAACTCTTCCCCGTCCTCAACTACGCCTCGGCCCGCCTGATCGTCGGCGACCCGAACCCGGTCCAGGAGTTGGCGTCACGCGACTCCCTGGCCGGTACACCGCGCGGCCGGCCGGTCGGCATCGAGGGCGCGCCGGACTCGCTGCCGGATCCCGGCGCCCTGCTCGGCCTGCCCTGGTCGGTGTGCAGCGCACCTAAGGTCGCCGACACCGCGGACCTGGCCACCCACCTGGTGATCGGTTCCGCGCCGACCGGCGGCTCGCCGCTCGGCGCCGAAGGGCTGCTGGTGTCCAGCGGCTCGTCGACGTACCTGCTGTGGGGCGACCACCGGCTCAAGGTGCCCGACCGTACGGCGCTCGCGGCGCTGGGCATGACGGCGACCCCGCTGCCGGTCGGCCAGGCCCTCGTCGACGGCATCACGGCCGGCCCGGACCTCGCCGCGCCCGCCATCCCCGGGTTCGGGGGCGAGGGCCGCAGGGTCGGAGCGCAGGCCACGAGGATCGGCGCGGTGTACCAGAGCGGCAGCCAGTACTACGTGATGCTCTCCGACGGCCTGGCCCCCGTGCACGAGGTGACCGCCAACCTGCTCAACGCGGCGTCGAGCACCTTCACCCAGGTCTCGCCGGCCGACGCCTCCGCGGTGCCCTCGGCGACGCGGGTGGAGCCGGAGGGCCTGCCCCTGACGGCGCCCAGGCTGCGCACCATGGACGGTGCCACCCTGCCGGCCGTGTGCGCCGGCTACCGGGGCGACCCCGACAAACCCATCACCATCGACGTGTACGCGAAGGCGCCCGACCAGTTCGCCAAGCCCCAGGAGCCGGCCGTCACCACGGGCCGCGACGCCGTGCGCACCGCCGACCGGGTCGTCCTGCCCGGCGGTCGCGGCGCGCTCGTCCAGGCGCGGTCCGCGCCCGGGGTGCCGGCCTCCGGCACGGTGTTCCTGGTGACCGACCAGGGCATCAAGTACGGCCTCGCCGGCAACGCCCAGGCGGCCCTCGGCTACGCCGGAGCCACGGTCATCGGCGTCCCCGCGGCCCTGCTGGCCCTGGTGCCGACCGGCCCGGGCCTCGATCCGGCCGCGGCGGTGGCCGCCGTCGGGAGCGGCCCCGGCCCCGAGTCGACGCCCCCGGTCGCGCCCGGCCGGACCGCCTCCCCGACCCCGAAGAAGACCTGA
- the mycP gene encoding type VII secretion-associated serine protease mycosin yields MRAGTGLSLVGRVAFCLATAVLAALVAVPAQATPRSNRDCGAANPNAHPLTRKPWPLRRLAPATVWGLSRGQGVTVAVIDSGVSPDHPKLTNGKVLAGYDFIDGGPDGQCDDHGHGTFVAGIIAGRESRNDSDGPFTGIAPDALILPIKAMKGDEHLSVEDGRKRADLVASAVNLAVDRKVQVINLSLVLENTPVLAAAIDRAVRSDIVVVAAAGNTGDSPDQAGRELFPAAYDGVLAVGGVDESDRHAPSSTSGRYVDIAAPGVDIDGPTPHGGGYVTEAKGTSYAAAYVSGVAALLRGYHKDLSAAQIVDRITKTADRPALGRDDQVGYGVINPYRAMTAILDPAAERARPVVGGLTRPPARDDPSYAAKTYGPWLAGSCIGATALLAVLALAFPRGSRRRWRPGRAIRPPDQSAEKN; encoded by the coding sequence GTGCGCGCAGGGACCGGGCTATCCCTGGTGGGTCGGGTCGCGTTCTGTCTCGCCACGGCAGTGCTCGCGGCCCTCGTCGCCGTGCCGGCCCAGGCGACGCCCCGATCGAACCGGGACTGCGGCGCGGCCAACCCGAACGCGCACCCCCTCACCCGGAAACCGTGGCCGCTGCGCCGGCTCGCGCCAGCCACCGTGTGGGGCCTCAGTCGGGGCCAGGGCGTCACGGTCGCCGTCATCGACTCCGGCGTGTCCCCGGACCATCCGAAGCTCACCAACGGCAAGGTGCTCGCCGGCTACGACTTCATCGACGGCGGCCCCGACGGCCAGTGCGACGACCACGGCCACGGCACGTTCGTGGCCGGCATCATCGCCGGCCGGGAGAGCCGCAACGACAGCGACGGCCCGTTCACCGGCATCGCCCCGGACGCGCTGATCCTGCCGATCAAGGCGATGAAGGGCGACGAGCACCTCAGCGTCGAGGACGGCCGCAAGCGGGCCGACCTGGTCGCCTCGGCCGTCAACCTGGCCGTGGACAGGAAGGTCCAGGTCATCAACCTGTCCCTGGTCCTGGAGAACACCCCGGTGCTCGCCGCGGCCATCGACCGGGCGGTCCGGTCCGACATCGTGGTCGTCGCGGCGGCCGGCAACACCGGGGACTCGCCGGACCAGGCGGGCAGGGAGCTGTTCCCCGCGGCGTACGACGGGGTGCTCGCCGTCGGTGGGGTCGACGAGTCCGACCGGCACGCGCCGTCGTCCACCTCGGGCCGGTACGTCGACATCGCAGCGCCCGGCGTCGATATCGACGGGCCCACCCCGCACGGCGGCGGCTACGTCACCGAGGCCAAGGGCACCAGCTACGCCGCCGCGTATGTGTCCGGCGTCGCCGCCCTGCTCCGCGGCTACCACAAGGACCTGTCGGCCGCCCAGATCGTGGACCGGATCACGAAGACGGCCGACCGGCCGGCACTCGGCCGCGACGACCAGGTCGGCTACGGCGTGATCAACCCCTACCGGGCGATGACGGCGATCCTGGACCCGGCCGCCGAGCGGGCCCGGCCGGTCGTGGGTGGCCTCACCCGGCCCCCGGCGCGGGACGACCCGTCATACGCTGCGAAGACCTACGGCCCGTGGCTGGCCGGCAGCTGCATCGGAGCGACGGCTCTGCTGGCCGTGCTGGCGCTGGCGTTTCCACGTGGGTCACGCCGCCGTTGGCGCCCGGGCCGCGCGATCCGTCCGCCCGACCAGTCCGCGGAGAAGAACTAG
- a CDS encoding RNA polymerase sigma factor, with product MAIANLYDDCYRRLVTQLYAFTGDLAEAQDAVQEAFARALARPKHISDIENPEAWLRTVAVNLVRRRWRRRRLFDTIMMRTRPVTSTVEPGPEPDRTDLLAALAQLPQAYREVIVLHHLADLPVDEVATTLDLPVGTVKSRLSRGRTALATRLRPAEAELSRHA from the coding sequence GTGGCGATCGCGAACCTGTACGACGACTGCTACCGGCGGCTCGTGACCCAGCTCTACGCGTTCACGGGCGACCTGGCCGAGGCGCAGGACGCCGTCCAGGAGGCGTTCGCCCGGGCCCTGGCCCGCCCCAAGCACATCTCCGACATCGAGAACCCGGAAGCCTGGCTGCGCACCGTCGCCGTCAACCTGGTCCGCCGCCGCTGGCGTCGCCGCCGGCTGTTCGACACGATCATGATGCGCACCCGCCCGGTCACCAGCACCGTCGAGCCCGGGCCCGAGCCCGACCGCACCGACCTGCTCGCGGCGCTCGCCCAGCTCCCCCAGGCGTACCGGGAGGTGATCGTCCTGCACCACCTCGCCGACCTGCCCGTCGACGAGGTCGCCACGACCCTCGACCTCCCCGTCGGCACCGTGAAGTCCCGCCTGTCGCGTGGCCGCACCGCGCTGGCCACCAGACTCCGGCCGGCCGAGGCGGAGCTCTCCCGCCATGCCTGA
- the trpS gene encoding tryptophan--tRNA ligase has translation MPRVLSGIQPTADSFHLGNYLGALRNWIPLQDTHDAFYCVVDLHAITAGHDPAVLRQRTRVSAAQLLAIGIDPERSTLFVQSQVPEHAQLAWVMGCITGFGEASRMTQFKDKSAKQGADRASVGLFTYPILQVADILLYQADEVPVGEDQRQHIELTRDLAQRFNTTFGDTFTVPKPHILKETAKITDLQDPTAKMSKSASSPNGIVELLDDPAKSAKKIRSAVTDTGREVVFDAENKPGVSNLLTIYSALTGETIAALETRYAGRGYGDLKKELGEVVADFTRPIQEQTKKYLDNPGELDEILAIGARKARAVASETLRTVYDRIGFLASTAS, from the coding sequence ATGCCTCGTGTCCTGTCCGGAATCCAGCCGACCGCAGACTCCTTCCACCTGGGTAACTACCTGGGTGCCCTCCGTAACTGGATTCCGCTCCAGGACACCCACGACGCCTTCTACTGCGTGGTGGACCTGCACGCGATCACCGCCGGCCACGACCCGGCCGTGCTCCGGCAGCGCACCCGGGTGTCGGCGGCCCAGCTGCTCGCGATCGGCATCGATCCGGAGCGCTCGACGCTGTTCGTGCAGTCGCAGGTGCCCGAGCACGCCCAGCTCGCCTGGGTGATGGGCTGCATCACCGGTTTCGGCGAGGCGTCGCGGATGACCCAGTTCAAGGACAAGTCGGCCAAGCAGGGGGCGGACCGGGCGAGCGTCGGCCTGTTCACGTACCCGATCCTGCAGGTCGCCGACATCCTGCTCTACCAGGCCGACGAGGTCCCGGTGGGCGAGGACCAGCGCCAGCACATCGAGCTGACCCGGGACCTGGCGCAGCGGTTCAACACGACGTTCGGCGACACGTTCACCGTGCCCAAGCCGCACATCCTCAAGGAGACGGCGAAGATCACGGATCTTCAGGACCCCACCGCGAAGATGAGCAAGTCGGCGTCCAGCCCGAACGGCATCGTCGAGCTGCTGGACGACCCGGCGAAGTCGGCGAAGAAGATCCGCAGCGCGGTCACCGACACGGGCCGCGAGGTCGTGTTCGACGCGGAGAACAAGCCCGGCGTGTCCAACCTGCTGACGATCTACTCCGCGCTCACCGGAGAGACCATCGCGGCACTCGAGACGCGCTACGCCGGCCGCGGGTACGGTGACCTGAAGAAGGAACTGGGCGAGGTGGTCGCCGACTTCACCAGGCCGATCCAGGAGCAGACTAAGAAGTATCTGGACAATCCGGGCGAGCTTGATGAGATCCTGGCTATCGGGGCCCGCAAGGCCCGCGCGGTCGCCTCGGAGACCCTCCGGACGGTCTACGACCGGATCGGTTTCCTGGCCTCGACCGCCAGCTAG
- a CDS encoding 2'-5' RNA ligase family protein yields MSQTIGVAFPIPEPWAAELARAREAAGDPLARFVPPHLTLIGPTEVPGDLRSGVEEHLRRVATSGAPFTLHLRGTGTFRPLTDVVFVMVAQGISECERLEESLREGPLARELRFPYHPHVTVAHDVPAAALDRAFDDLAGFDALFDVEAFTLYEHGDDGMWRPQRDFPLVGR; encoded by the coding sequence GTGAGTCAGACCATCGGGGTCGCCTTCCCGATCCCGGAGCCGTGGGCGGCCGAGCTGGCCCGGGCCCGGGAGGCGGCCGGTGACCCGTTGGCCCGGTTCGTGCCGCCGCACCTGACCCTGATCGGCCCGACCGAGGTCCCCGGGGACCTGCGGTCGGGCGTCGAGGAGCACCTGCGCCGGGTCGCGACGTCCGGGGCGCCGTTCACGCTGCACCTGCGGGGCACGGGCACGTTCCGGCCGCTGACCGACGTGGTGTTCGTGATGGTCGCCCAGGGCATCAGCGAGTGCGAGCGGTTGGAGGAGTCGCTGCGGGAGGGGCCGCTGGCCAGGGAGCTGCGGTTTCCGTACCACCCTCATGTGACGGTGGCCCACGACGTGCCGGCGGCGGCGCTGGACCGCGCGTTCGACGACCTCGCGGGTTTCGACGCGCTCTTCGACGTCGAGGCCTTCACGTTGTACGAGCACGGCGACGACGGCATGTGGCGCCCCCAGCGGGACTTCCCGCTGGTCGGCCGGTGA
- a CDS encoding YihY/virulence factor BrkB family protein, translated as MRNPIPVVIDGWNRSVEALRRWSPKFDHFWRTKQRYADVHAGRMAAAISYYGFFACFALALLAFAVLGYVLDNNRDVVFAVENWLRANLPFLEVANVRNAKSAVGITGLVGFLLTGIGWVEAMRASIRAVWLLDQEPGNYFIRRGVDILVLIGLGLLLALSIGFSVGAQAGIAWLRQHVDIGVFDDLLSGAGVVVAVFINWLLAAAMLTGLPRLKMPLGRWLPAGLLVAVGLELLKTVAQFYIMRVNQNPAYTVVAGAVGLLVFLNFFSQLLLWGSSLAATSDRGEVRDLAAGPEQALTDDRG; from the coding sequence GTGAGGAACCCGATCCCGGTCGTCATCGACGGGTGGAACCGCTCGGTGGAGGCACTGCGCCGTTGGTCGCCCAAGTTCGACCACTTCTGGCGCACCAAGCAGCGGTACGCGGACGTGCACGCCGGCCGGATGGCCGCGGCGATCTCCTACTACGGCTTCTTCGCCTGCTTCGCGCTGGCCCTGCTCGCGTTCGCCGTGCTCGGCTACGTCCTCGACAACAACAGGGACGTCGTCTTCGCCGTCGAGAACTGGCTGCGGGCGAACCTGCCGTTCCTGGAGGTCGCCAACGTCAGGAACGCCAAGAGCGCCGTCGGGATCACCGGCCTGGTCGGCTTCCTGCTCACCGGGATCGGCTGGGTGGAGGCGATGCGCGCATCCATCCGGGCGGTGTGGCTCCTCGACCAGGAGCCGGGCAACTACTTCATCCGCCGGGGCGTGGACATCCTCGTCCTGATCGGGCTGGGTCTGCTGCTGGCGCTGTCGATCGGCTTCTCGGTGGGCGCGCAGGCCGGGATCGCCTGGCTCAGGCAGCACGTCGACATCGGGGTGTTCGACGACCTGCTCAGCGGCGCGGGGGTCGTGGTCGCCGTGTTCATCAACTGGCTGCTGGCCGCGGCGATGCTCACCGGGCTGCCCCGGCTGAAGATGCCGCTCGGCCGCTGGCTGCCGGCCGGGCTGCTCGTCGCCGTCGGGTTGGAGCTGCTCAAGACCGTCGCGCAGTTCTACATCATGCGGGTGAACCAGAATCCGGCGTACACCGTGGTCGCAGGCGCCGTCGGGCTGCTCGTCTTCCTGAACTTCTTCAGCCAGCTGCTGCTGTGGGGCTCGTCCCTGGCGGCGACGTCCGACCGGGGTGAGGTCCGCGACCTCGCGGCGGGGCCGGAGCAGGCGCTCACCGACGACCGGGGATGA
- a CDS encoding SCO4848 family membrane protein, whose amino-acid sequence MVLSRAWSAFLVLVGVWSAIIWPRFAVAIWRDPRAWSGDTPTSFLWVHALLIAASLAIGTTVGVLGIRGWRAASRTRKV is encoded by the coding sequence GTGGTGTTGTCCCGGGCCTGGTCGGCCTTTCTCGTTCTCGTCGGCGTGTGGAGCGCGATCATCTGGCCGCGGTTCGCGGTCGCGATCTGGCGGGATCCGCGCGCCTGGTCAGGTGACACGCCCACGTCGTTCCTCTGGGTACACGCGCTGCTGATCGCCGCGTCGTTGGCCATCGGCACGACGGTCGGGGTACTCGGCATCCGGGGCTGGCGCGCGGCCAGCCGGACCAGAAAGGTTTGA
- a CDS encoding BMP family lipoprotein, with product MRVVAVLAIGGLALSAAACGSKPASNNGSSGGKKYKACMVTDTGGIDDKSFNTSAWAGLQAAKKDNADIDIKYVTSAAETNYEPNLNALVAEKCDLVVAVGGLMSDATKAAATKNTSQKFAIIDSKIDLANVYSMQFNTAQAGFLAGYLAAGTSKSGTVATWGGLKIPPVTIFMDGFAEGVAEYNKVKSKTVKVLGWDNKTQEGTFAGSFNDQNKGKQITDGFVAQGADVVMPVAGGAGQGSAAAAQASGGKLAVIWVDQDGCNSVAQYCPVFLSTVVKNISDAVKDAALKGAKGESLTGSYTGTLANNGVSLAPFHEFDSKVPADLKKELDQLKADIGSGKIKIESPAQPK from the coding sequence ATGAGGGTCGTCGCCGTACTGGCGATCGGTGGCCTCGCTCTGTCCGCTGCTGCCTGCGGCAGCAAGCCGGCGAGCAACAACGGCTCATCGGGCGGCAAGAAGTACAAGGCCTGCATGGTCACCGACACCGGGGGCATCGACGACAAGTCGTTCAACACCTCCGCGTGGGCCGGCCTGCAGGCGGCCAAGAAGGACAACGCGGACATCGACATCAAGTACGTGACGTCGGCCGCCGAGACCAACTACGAGCCGAACCTGAACGCCCTGGTCGCCGAGAAGTGCGACCTCGTCGTCGCCGTCGGCGGTCTGATGAGCGACGCGACCAAGGCCGCGGCGACGAAGAACACCAGCCAGAAGTTCGCGATCATCGACTCGAAGATCGACCTGGCGAACGTCTACTCGATGCAGTTCAACACCGCGCAGGCCGGCTTCCTCGCCGGGTACCTGGCCGCGGGCACCAGCAAGTCGGGCACCGTCGCCACCTGGGGCGGCCTGAAGATCCCGCCGGTGACCATCTTCATGGACGGCTTCGCCGAGGGCGTCGCCGAGTACAACAAGGTCAAGAGCAAGACCGTCAAGGTTCTGGGCTGGGACAACAAGACCCAGGAAGGCACCTTCGCCGGCAGCTTCAACGACCAGAACAAGGGCAAGCAGATCACGGACGGTTTCGTCGCCCAGGGCGCCGACGTCGTGATGCCGGTCGCCGGTGGCGCCGGTCAGGGCTCCGCCGCCGCCGCGCAGGCGTCCGGTGGCAAGCTCGCCGTGATCTGGGTCGACCAGGACGGCTGCAACTCGGTCGCGCAGTACTGCCCGGTGTTCCTGTCCACCGTCGTGAAGAACATCTCCGACGCTGTCAAGGACGCGGCGCTCAAGGGTGCCAAGGGCGAGAGCCTGACCGGCAGCTACACCGGCACGCTGGCCAACAACGGCGTGTCGCTGGCCCCGTTCCACGAGTTCGACAGCAAGGTTCCGGCCGACCTGAAGAAGGAGCTGGACCAGCTGAAGGCCGACATCGGCTCGGGCAAGATCAAGATTGAGTCCCCGGCGCAGCCGAAGTAG